From Alosa sapidissima isolate fAloSap1 chromosome 2, fAloSap1.pri, whole genome shotgun sequence, one genomic window encodes:
- the slc15a2 gene encoding solute carrier family 15 member 2 isoform X2, whose translation MGEKKDYSSEQQGGERKRKSPTICGTNYPVSIGFIVVNEFCERFSYYGMKAVLTLYFIHYLKWDKDLSTAVYHAFSSLCYFTPVLGALIADSWLGKFKTIIYLSIVYVLGHVIKSVGAIPDVGDSTVHIVLSMVGLILIAFGTGGIKPCVAAFGGDQFEEEHTEERRKFFSIFYMSINAGSVLSTVITPILRSDVQCFGSDCYALAFGVPAVLMIIALVVFIAGSGLYKKSPPEGNVLLHVCKCIGFAIRNKWRTSKYEPTREHWLDWAQEKYPKRLISEIKMVLRVLVLYIPLPMFWALFDQQGSRWVLQATRMNMNFGAFVLKPDQMQMLNALLILVFIPVFDMGLYPLIGLCRIKLTPLRKMATGMIFAALAFGAATIVERAVIETVVEPPPASTSLLQVLNLAQEDVSVNVQGHTHLFPQPIKPYEDPVEYKSVQLKDFKETLTLTLAINGENRHCVKSFTEEEAYTLILSNNVLRADCILVKDNIMKSENGEAHLRFINTLSEDFNITVGAKSFHVPGGVAVSNGEFVDREDYSNVRCESSLRNSRLNLGLLDFGASYSIILKGSPENIEIVKIEDVQANNIHIAWQVPQYVLITAGEVMFSITGLEFSYSQAPANMKSVLQAGWLMTVAFGNVIVLIVAEGAGMEQWMEFLLFACLLVGVCIIFSIMAYFYTYVDPDHLDKVYGDDTGVYAEDDLKNNQKDGMHMRAIGERDGQCTKM comes from the exons ATGGGAGAAAAGAAGG ATTACTCATCAGAACAacaaggaggggagaggaaaaggAAATCACCA ACAATATGCGGCACCAACTACCCAGTGAGCATTGGCTTCATCGTGGTCAACGAGTTCTGCGAACGCTTCTCTTACTATGGAATGAAAG CGGTGTTGACCCTGTATTTCATACACTACCTCAAGTGGGACAAGGACCTCTCCACGGCCGTGTACCATGCCTTCAGTAGCCTGTGTTACTTCACTCCAGTCTTGGGTGCCCTCATCGCTGACTCATGGCTGGGGAAGTTCAA GACTATCATCTACCTCTCCATAGTCTATGTCCTTGGCCATGTGATCAAGTCTGTCGGGGCCATTCCAGATGTGGGGGATAGCACCGTGCACAT AGTGCTGTCCATGGTTGGGCTGATCCTCATCGCCTTTGGCACAGGGGGGATCAAGCCCTGTGTGGCTGCCTTTGGTGGAGACCAGTTTGAAGAGGAGCat ACGGAGGAAAGAAGGAAGTTCTTCTCCATCTTCTACATGTCCATCAATGCCGGGAGTGTCCTGTCAACGGTCATCACACCAATACTGAGAA GTGATGTCCAGTGTTTTGGTAGTGACTGCTATGCTCTTGCTTTTGGAGTTCCTGCAGTTTTAATGATCATTGCTCTGG TGGTGTTCATCGCTGGCAGTGGGCTCTACAAGAAGAGTCCACCAGAAGGGAATGTTCTGCTGCATGTGTGCAAATGCATTGGC TTTGCCATTCGCAACAAGTGGAGGACCTCCAAGTATGAGCCCACGAGAGAGCATTGGCTGGACTGGGCACAGGAAAAGTATCCG aaacGCCTCATCTCAGAGATCAAGATGGTGCTGCGGGTGCTGGTTCTCTACATCCCCCTGCCCATGTTCTGGGCTCTGTTTGACCAGCAG GGGTCCCGATGGGTGCTACAGGCCACCCGCATGAACATGAACTTT GGTGCATTTGTGTTGAAACCTGATCAAATGCAG ATGCTGAACGCCCTGTTGATTCTGGTGTTCATCCCTGTCTTTGACATGGGCTTGTATCCGCTCATTGGCCTGTGCAGGATCAAACTCAC gCCTCTTAGGAAGATGGCCACTGGCATGATTTTCGCTGCCCTGGCCTTTGGAGCTGCCACTATTGTGGAGCGCGCTGTCATT GAAACTGTGGTAGAGCCCCCACCTGCAagtacaagtctcctccaagtctTGAACTTGGCACAGGAAGACGTAAGCGTGAATGTCCAgggccacacacacctctttcctCAACCAATCAAACCCTATGAG GATCCTGTGGAGTACAAAAGTGTTCAGTTGAAAGACTTTAAagagacactcactctcacactggcAATCAATGGGGAAAATCGCCACTGTGTTAAAAGCTTCACTGAAGAAGAGGCCTATACTCTGATCCTAAGCAATAATGTCTTAAGGGCCGATTGCATCCTG GTAAAGGACAACATCATGAAATCTGAAAATGGCGAAGCACATCTGAG GTTTATAAACACCCTTTCGGAGGATTTCAATATAACTGTTGGAGCTAAAAGTTTTCATGTTCCGGGGGGAGTTGCAGTCTCAAATGGTGAATTTGTGGACAGAGAAGA TTACTCAAATGTGAGATGTGAAAGCAGCTTGAGAAACTCTAGATTGAACCTCGGGCTTCTagactttggtgcatcatacTCTATCATTCTGAAAGGG TCTCCAGAGAATATCGAGATTGTTAAAATCGAGGATGTCCAGGCCAACAACATCCACATCGCTTGGCAGGTTCCTCAGTATGTCCTGATTACGGCGGGAGAGGTCATGTTCTCCATCACTGGCCTGGAGTTCTCCTACTCACAG GCTCCAGCTAACATGAAGTCAGTGCTTCAAGCTGGTTGGTTGATGACTGTGGCATTTGGGAATGTGATTGTGCTGATTGTGGCAGAAGGAGCTGGCATGGAACAG TGGATGGAGTTCCTTCTCTTTGCTTGCCTGCTGGTTGGAGTCTGCATTATCTTCTCCATCATGGCCTACTTCTACACCTACGTGGACCCAGACCACCTTGACAAGGTGTACGGTGATGACACAGGGGTGTATGCTGAGGATGACCTCAAAAATAATCAGAAAGACGGCATGCACATGCGTGCCATTGGAGAACGCGATGGACAATGTACCAAAATGTAG
- the slc15a2 gene encoding solute carrier family 15 member 2 isoform X1: MKRDSMNSRLIEEPGPKDYSSEQQGGERKRKSPTICGTNYPVSIGFIVVNEFCERFSYYGMKAVLTLYFIHYLKWDKDLSTAVYHAFSSLCYFTPVLGALIADSWLGKFKTIIYLSIVYVLGHVIKSVGAIPDVGDSTVHIVLSMVGLILIAFGTGGIKPCVAAFGGDQFEEEHTEERRKFFSIFYMSINAGSVLSTVITPILRSDVQCFGSDCYALAFGVPAVLMIIALVVFIAGSGLYKKSPPEGNVLLHVCKCIGFAIRNKWRTSKYEPTREHWLDWAQEKYPKRLISEIKMVLRVLVLYIPLPMFWALFDQQGSRWVLQATRMNMNFGAFVLKPDQMQMLNALLILVFIPVFDMGLYPLIGLCRIKLTPLRKMATGMIFAALAFGAATIVERAVIETVVEPPPASTSLLQVLNLAQEDVSVNVQGHTHLFPQPIKPYEDPVEYKSVQLKDFKETLTLTLAINGENRHCVKSFTEEEAYTLILSNNVLRADCILVKDNIMKSENGEAHLRFINTLSEDFNITVGAKSFHVPGGVAVSNGEFVDREDYSNVRCESSLRNSRLNLGLLDFGASYSIILKGSPENIEIVKIEDVQANNIHIAWQVPQYVLITAGEVMFSITGLEFSYSQAPANMKSVLQAGWLMTVAFGNVIVLIVAEGAGMEQWMEFLLFACLLVGVCIIFSIMAYFYTYVDPDHLDKVYGDDTGVYAEDDLKNNQKDGMHMRAIGERDGQCTKM; the protein is encoded by the exons ATTACTCATCAGAACAacaaggaggggagaggaaaaggAAATCACCA ACAATATGCGGCACCAACTACCCAGTGAGCATTGGCTTCATCGTGGTCAACGAGTTCTGCGAACGCTTCTCTTACTATGGAATGAAAG CGGTGTTGACCCTGTATTTCATACACTACCTCAAGTGGGACAAGGACCTCTCCACGGCCGTGTACCATGCCTTCAGTAGCCTGTGTTACTTCACTCCAGTCTTGGGTGCCCTCATCGCTGACTCATGGCTGGGGAAGTTCAA GACTATCATCTACCTCTCCATAGTCTATGTCCTTGGCCATGTGATCAAGTCTGTCGGGGCCATTCCAGATGTGGGGGATAGCACCGTGCACAT AGTGCTGTCCATGGTTGGGCTGATCCTCATCGCCTTTGGCACAGGGGGGATCAAGCCCTGTGTGGCTGCCTTTGGTGGAGACCAGTTTGAAGAGGAGCat ACGGAGGAAAGAAGGAAGTTCTTCTCCATCTTCTACATGTCCATCAATGCCGGGAGTGTCCTGTCAACGGTCATCACACCAATACTGAGAA GTGATGTCCAGTGTTTTGGTAGTGACTGCTATGCTCTTGCTTTTGGAGTTCCTGCAGTTTTAATGATCATTGCTCTGG TGGTGTTCATCGCTGGCAGTGGGCTCTACAAGAAGAGTCCACCAGAAGGGAATGTTCTGCTGCATGTGTGCAAATGCATTGGC TTTGCCATTCGCAACAAGTGGAGGACCTCCAAGTATGAGCCCACGAGAGAGCATTGGCTGGACTGGGCACAGGAAAAGTATCCG aaacGCCTCATCTCAGAGATCAAGATGGTGCTGCGGGTGCTGGTTCTCTACATCCCCCTGCCCATGTTCTGGGCTCTGTTTGACCAGCAG GGGTCCCGATGGGTGCTACAGGCCACCCGCATGAACATGAACTTT GGTGCATTTGTGTTGAAACCTGATCAAATGCAG ATGCTGAACGCCCTGTTGATTCTGGTGTTCATCCCTGTCTTTGACATGGGCTTGTATCCGCTCATTGGCCTGTGCAGGATCAAACTCAC gCCTCTTAGGAAGATGGCCACTGGCATGATTTTCGCTGCCCTGGCCTTTGGAGCTGCCACTATTGTGGAGCGCGCTGTCATT GAAACTGTGGTAGAGCCCCCACCTGCAagtacaagtctcctccaagtctTGAACTTGGCACAGGAAGACGTAAGCGTGAATGTCCAgggccacacacacctctttcctCAACCAATCAAACCCTATGAG GATCCTGTGGAGTACAAAAGTGTTCAGTTGAAAGACTTTAAagagacactcactctcacactggcAATCAATGGGGAAAATCGCCACTGTGTTAAAAGCTTCACTGAAGAAGAGGCCTATACTCTGATCCTAAGCAATAATGTCTTAAGGGCCGATTGCATCCTG GTAAAGGACAACATCATGAAATCTGAAAATGGCGAAGCACATCTGAG GTTTATAAACACCCTTTCGGAGGATTTCAATATAACTGTTGGAGCTAAAAGTTTTCATGTTCCGGGGGGAGTTGCAGTCTCAAATGGTGAATTTGTGGACAGAGAAGA TTACTCAAATGTGAGATGTGAAAGCAGCTTGAGAAACTCTAGATTGAACCTCGGGCTTCTagactttggtgcatcatacTCTATCATTCTGAAAGGG TCTCCAGAGAATATCGAGATTGTTAAAATCGAGGATGTCCAGGCCAACAACATCCACATCGCTTGGCAGGTTCCTCAGTATGTCCTGATTACGGCGGGAGAGGTCATGTTCTCCATCACTGGCCTGGAGTTCTCCTACTCACAG GCTCCAGCTAACATGAAGTCAGTGCTTCAAGCTGGTTGGTTGATGACTGTGGCATTTGGGAATGTGATTGTGCTGATTGTGGCAGAAGGAGCTGGCATGGAACAG TGGATGGAGTTCCTTCTCTTTGCTTGCCTGCTGGTTGGAGTCTGCATTATCTTCTCCATCATGGCCTACTTCTACACCTACGTGGACCCAGACCACCTTGACAAGGTGTACGGTGATGACACAGGGGTGTATGCTGAGGATGACCTCAAAAATAATCAGAAAGACGGCATGCACATGCGTGCCATTGGAGAACGCGATGGACAATGTACCAAAATGTAG